A section of the Pseudomonas sp. FP453 genome encodes:
- a CDS encoding DUF6124 family protein codes for MSKPLSSNIFTINPNQETEALLVNASETLSSLNAMTCNLAFDLDTSQRAIMLGIQQMAELGQLLVDRALEQISPSSAA; via the coding sequence ATGTCGAAGCCACTCTCATCCAATATCTTCACCATCAATCCCAATCAAGAAACCGAAGCCCTGCTGGTCAACGCCAGCGAAACCCTGTCGTCCCTCAACGCCATGACCTGCAACCTGGCCTTCGACCTGGACACCTCCCAGCGCGCAATCATGCTCGGGATCCAGCAAATGGCCGAGCTTGGGCAGTTGTTGGTGGATCGAGCGCTGGAACAGATTTCCCCCTCATCTGCGGCTTAA